Proteins from a genomic interval of Stenotrophomonas maltophilia:
- a CDS encoding CS1 type fimbrial major subunit: MNAILKKAALAAALATASLSANAAEANISVWAQVDTSLALLKDDGTALPDVVNLVHNPASGLSPWSQQVRIYTNDIAKDVEVRLVNAASLIATDAAGAAPSVPLTVTLNRQELTLVNTKFPAADLYSGGVPGGSVAMPLVVAQATRAPITVAGKYEGMVSIAMAQTTTSP, encoded by the coding sequence ATGAACGCCATTCTCAAGAAGGCCGCGCTCGCTGCTGCGCTGGCCACTGCTTCCCTGTCCGCCAACGCCGCCGAAGCGAACATCTCCGTCTGGGCCCAGGTTGATACGTCGCTGGCCCTGCTGAAGGACGATGGCACGGCGTTGCCGGATGTCGTCAACCTGGTGCACAACCCGGCCAGCGGCCTGTCGCCCTGGAGCCAGCAGGTGCGCATCTACACCAATGACATTGCCAAGGATGTCGAGGTGCGGCTGGTGAATGCCGCATCGCTGATCGCCACCGATGCCGCCGGCGCCGCGCCGTCCGTGCCGCTGACGGTCACCCTGAATCGCCAGGAGCTGACCCTGGTCAACACCAAGTTCCCGGCAGCGGACCTGTACAGCGGTGGCGTTCCGGGTGGTTCGGTCGCGATGCCGCTGGTCGTCGCCCAGGCGACCCGTGCGCCGATCACCGTGGCCGGCAAGTATGAAGGCATGGTCAGCATTGCAATGGCGCAGACGACCACTTCGCCGTAA
- a CDS encoding RidA family protein — translation MSRQIINTEKAPAAIGPYSQAVRAGNTVYFSGQIPLDPATGDVVGAGDVEAQARRAFDNLKAVAEAAGGSLDKVVRLGLYLTDLGEFAKVNAVMQDYFQAPYPARSTIEVSGLPKGANFEVDAVMVID, via the coding sequence ATGTCCCGCCAGATCATCAACACCGAAAAGGCTCCCGCCGCCATCGGCCCGTACTCGCAGGCCGTGCGCGCCGGCAACACCGTGTACTTCTCCGGCCAGATCCCGCTCGACCCGGCTACCGGCGATGTCGTCGGCGCTGGTGACGTCGAAGCGCAGGCCCGCCGCGCCTTCGACAACCTCAAGGCCGTGGCCGAAGCCGCTGGCGGTTCGCTGGACAAGGTCGTGCGCCTGGGCCTGTACCTGACCGACCTGGGCGAGTTCGCCAAGGTCAACGCGGTCATGCAGGACTACTTCCAGGCCCCGTACCCGGCCCGTTCCACCATCGAAGTCTCCGGCCTGCCGAAGGGCGCCAACTTCGAGGTCGACGCGGTGATGGTCATCGACTGA
- a CDS encoding AraC family transcriptional regulator: MRNSLLDPYEDLPRDVVVTSNNYAAASTFPRHAHRRGQFAFAARGTISVTTPQGRWLVPPQRACWVPAGLAHEMTMRGPVTMLNAFLSIEAAAAVALPMHCSVYAVSPLLRQLLEDAVDLPPLYDEDGRAGKLMQLLVAEIASMPTLSLHAPLPADARLARICRALFDAPSLAIGLDEVAAEAGMSRRTFTRMFRADTGVSFAEWRQQVCLLVAIERLGQGQAVTRVALDLGYASPSAFSAAFRRVLGSSPSQYSEV; this comes from the coding sequence ATGCGCAATTCGCTGCTCGATCCCTACGAAGACCTGCCGCGCGATGTTGTGGTCACCTCGAACAACTACGCGGCCGCGTCCACGTTTCCCCGGCATGCCCACCGACGCGGTCAGTTCGCGTTTGCGGCCCGCGGCACCATCAGCGTGACGACACCGCAGGGACGCTGGCTGGTGCCTCCGCAGCGCGCCTGTTGGGTACCGGCGGGGCTGGCCCACGAGATGACGATGCGCGGGCCGGTAACGATGCTCAATGCCTTCCTTTCCATCGAGGCGGCCGCCGCCGTGGCACTGCCAATGCACTGCAGCGTGTATGCGGTCTCTCCCTTGCTGCGGCAGCTGCTGGAGGATGCAGTGGACCTGCCGCCGCTCTACGACGAGGACGGGCGTGCGGGCAAGCTGATGCAACTACTGGTGGCGGAGATCGCGTCGATGCCGACGCTTTCCCTGCATGCGCCATTGCCTGCCGATGCACGCCTCGCACGTATCTGCCGGGCGCTGTTCGATGCGCCTTCGCTCGCCATTGGGCTTGATGAGGTGGCTGCGGAAGCGGGCATGAGCCGTCGCACGTTCACGCGGATGTTCCGCGCGGATACCGGGGTGAGTTTTGCCGAGTGGCGGCAGCAGGTGTGCCTGCTGGTGGCCATCGAACGACTGGGGCAAGGGCAGGCGGTGACGCGCGTGGCACTGGACCTGGGATACGCAAGCCCGAGTGCGTTTTCTGCGGCATTCCGGCGTGTGCTGGGGAGTTCGCCGAGCCAGTATTCAGAGGTGTAG
- a CDS encoding alpha/beta fold hydrolase, translating into MANTFHRVGRGPHFVLVLHGWFGDAHAFEPIEPWLSRDHFSYVFMDCRGYGGMRDATGQFSIDEIAHDALALADALRIGTFSLVGHSMGGMAIERIAVLAPQRVRSMLAIAPVPCGGIAYDAATRHLLEGAADSLANRRTIIDRSTGGRLPAAWLDWKADYSMEHSTPGAFAAYLSAWADTDFSDEIIGEHRLKVVVGGKDPTFNRSLMEKTYLCRYRHATLEVIESAGHYPMNETPLALVAAMESFLLSLPGR; encoded by the coding sequence ATGGCCAACACTTTTCATCGCGTGGGGCGGGGGCCTCACTTCGTCCTGGTCCTGCATGGCTGGTTCGGCGACGCGCATGCGTTCGAGCCGATCGAGCCGTGGCTGTCGCGCGATCACTTCAGCTACGTCTTCATGGATTGCCGTGGCTACGGAGGCATGCGCGATGCGACGGGTCAGTTCAGCATCGACGAGATCGCGCATGATGCGTTGGCGCTCGCCGATGCGCTGCGGATCGGCACCTTCAGCCTGGTCGGGCATTCCATGGGAGGCATGGCGATCGAACGCATCGCCGTGCTCGCGCCACAGCGTGTGCGATCCATGCTGGCCATCGCACCCGTTCCCTGCGGTGGTATTGCCTATGACGCGGCCACGCGCCACCTGCTGGAGGGTGCTGCCGACAGCCTGGCCAACCGGCGGACCATCATCGACCGCAGCACCGGTGGGCGGCTGCCTGCCGCCTGGTTGGACTGGAAGGCCGACTACTCAATGGAGCACTCCACGCCCGGCGCATTTGCTGCCTATCTTTCCGCGTGGGCAGATACGGATTTCAGCGATGAGATCATCGGCGAACATCGGTTGAAGGTGGTGGTGGGCGGGAAGGATCCAACGTTCAACCGATCACTGATGGAGAAGACCTATCTGTGCCGCTATCGCCACGCAACGCTGGAGGTCATCGAAAGTGCAGGGCACTACCCGATGAATGAGACACCCTTGGCATTGGTGGCGGCCATGGAGTCGTTCCTGTTGTCATTGCCCGGGAGGTAG
- a CDS encoding TcfC E-set like domain-containing protein has translation MKTPAPAVTRLAIALALSLPTPWVMARGVPPGFEDLVEGQTEQLDISLFGRSTGLMPVRVTLEHVQLEDPTAVLAALQLSAEAQQALLAAASQPLPRNSHLACRFGAGSAGCGYLEPPQDPAAVRALYDEGEGTVRLFVARQWINGEPAASRFHSVSANAENAFLHQQSINLSGGRGMQALSAQGMGMLGMFERGHLAAEWNYSQQRYRNQRMRDDFQLDNAYYRHDLGPQHYLQLGRMDRRNLSSPLGGTFSFGMLPLDRFQGLRLGTTQAYVDADAAVQATPLTVLLARDARVDAFDGNRLLQTYYLQAGINQLDTRRFPFGSYTVSLRIHEDGVLVRSEEAPFDKGGDWTDSSVQWFLQGGRRQERRSARHNDELAAMAGLRIPLGRNVAATAGVADIGGYSYGELRVDLRRVFATQEVRASFSGMQGSDGSNGQQHQLSYRRGASWNVYHQRLRGNACNFEDDARDRLGCADSLSASVALPLAGGSAYVGYTRRQTWRPGLDLPGAVDDPLAGLDPLLPPLLPAPTRQPQLSRTWQASYGRTQRWNEFSVAARVGLWQQDTDGSLRSGRDRGVYLNLSLTRLQRSERGSSQRRYSADLRQPEHARPDINYGVSQSLRQEYDNQYREISAELRGNNSDRYSASLAAQLQNAIGHTGATVVGYQQRGRNEMAYSATHSSGLALGARGLYWGGGLGAESGLAVQVDDTDDLDLSGVAAELQVGGLRRQKLALGERRLLPLSAYQSHRAEVQDASTMDSIAAIRVTGVGGSRPLFLPPGKLLRMPIPIEVTYTFIGNAQDIAGLPLGGARILNAPVPGTGSNGGFVADFPRRERTLYLLQDDRLLHCPLQVRERRSVVLLVGTVQCEPLAVAQLPAEIRQQARVTRLLQEQALIAATPQTAAAGGTP, from the coding sequence ATGAAAACACCTGCACCCGCCGTCACCCGGCTGGCGATCGCGCTCGCCTTGTCATTGCCCACACCGTGGGTGATGGCGCGTGGCGTGCCACCCGGTTTCGAGGATCTGGTCGAAGGTCAGACCGAACAACTCGACATCAGCCTGTTCGGTCGTTCGACCGGGCTCATGCCGGTGCGCGTCACTTTGGAACACGTGCAGCTGGAAGACCCCACCGCGGTGCTGGCCGCTCTGCAGCTGTCCGCAGAAGCGCAGCAGGCGCTGCTGGCAGCAGCCTCGCAGCCACTCCCCCGCAACAGCCATCTGGCCTGCCGTTTCGGCGCGGGCAGCGCGGGCTGCGGCTATCTGGAGCCGCCGCAGGATCCTGCCGCCGTGCGGGCCCTGTATGACGAAGGCGAGGGCACGGTGCGGCTGTTCGTCGCGCGCCAGTGGATCAACGGTGAGCCGGCCGCATCCCGCTTCCACAGCGTCAGCGCCAATGCCGAAAACGCCTTCCTGCACCAGCAGTCCATCAACCTCAGCGGTGGTCGCGGCATGCAGGCGCTGTCGGCGCAGGGCATGGGCATGCTGGGCATGTTCGAGCGTGGCCACCTGGCGGCAGAGTGGAACTACAGCCAGCAGCGCTATCGCAACCAGCGCATGCGCGATGACTTCCAGCTCGACAACGCCTATTACCGGCACGACCTGGGCCCGCAGCACTACCTGCAGCTGGGCCGCATGGACCGCCGCAATCTTTCCAGCCCGCTGGGCGGCACCTTCAGCTTTGGCATGCTGCCGCTGGACCGCTTCCAGGGCCTGCGCCTGGGCACCACCCAGGCCTATGTGGATGCCGATGCCGCCGTGCAGGCCACCCCGCTCACCGTGCTGCTGGCACGCGATGCGCGCGTGGATGCCTTCGACGGCAACCGTCTGCTGCAGACCTACTACCTGCAGGCCGGCATCAACCAGCTCGATACCCGCCGCTTCCCGTTCGGCAGCTACACCGTCAGCCTGCGTATCCATGAAGACGGCGTGCTGGTGCGCAGCGAGGAAGCACCGTTCGACAAGGGCGGCGACTGGACCGACAGCAGCGTGCAGTGGTTCCTGCAGGGCGGGCGCCGGCAGGAGCGCCGGTCAGCACGCCACAACGATGAACTGGCGGCGATGGCCGGCCTGCGCATTCCTCTGGGCCGCAACGTTGCGGCCACCGCCGGCGTGGCCGACATCGGTGGCTACAGCTATGGCGAACTGCGCGTGGACCTGCGCCGCGTGTTCGCCACGCAGGAGGTCCGCGCCAGCTTCAGTGGCATGCAGGGCAGCGATGGCAGCAACGGGCAGCAGCACCAGCTGTCGTACCGGCGTGGCGCGTCCTGGAACGTCTACCACCAGCGCCTGCGCGGCAACGCCTGCAACTTCGAAGACGACGCGCGTGACCGGCTGGGCTGCGCCGATTCGCTCAGCGCGTCGGTAGCGCTGCCGCTGGCCGGTGGCAGCGCCTACGTTGGCTATACCCGCCGGCAGACCTGGCGGCCGGGGCTGGACCTGCCTGGCGCCGTGGATGATCCACTGGCCGGGCTGGATCCGCTGCTGCCACCGCTGCTGCCGGCGCCGACCCGGCAGCCGCAGCTCAGCCGCACCTGGCAGGCCAGCTACGGCCGCACCCAGCGCTGGAACGAATTCAGCGTGGCCGCGCGCGTGGGCCTGTGGCAGCAGGATACCGATGGCAGCCTGCGCAGCGGGCGCGACCGCGGTGTGTATCTCAACCTGAGCCTGACCCGCCTGCAGCGCAGCGAGCGCGGTTCGTCGCAGCGGCGCTACAGCGCCGACCTCCGCCAGCCTGAACACGCACGGCCGGATATCAACTACGGCGTCAGCCAGAGCCTGCGCCAGGAATACGACAACCAGTACCGCGAAATCTCTGCCGAACTGCGCGGCAACAACAGCGACCGCTACAGCGCCAGCCTCGCGGCGCAGCTGCAGAACGCCATCGGCCACACCGGTGCCACCGTGGTGGGGTACCAGCAGCGTGGCCGCAACGAAATGGCCTACAGCGCCACGCACAGTTCGGGCCTGGCGCTGGGCGCCCGAGGCCTCTACTGGGGCGGCGGCCTGGGGGCTGAATCCGGGCTGGCCGTGCAGGTGGATGACACCGACGATCTGGACCTGAGTGGGGTGGCCGCCGAACTGCAGGTTGGCGGCCTGCGCCGGCAGAAGCTGGCCCTGGGCGAGCGCCGCCTGCTGCCGCTGTCGGCCTACCAGTCGCACCGCGCCGAAGTGCAGGACGCCAGCACCATGGACAGCATTGCTGCGATCCGGGTGACCGGCGTGGGCGGTTCGCGCCCGCTGTTCCTGCCGCCGGGCAAGCTGCTGCGCATGCCGATTCCGATCGAGGTGACCTACACCTTCATCGGCAACGCACAGGACATTGCCGGGCTGCCGCTGGGCGGCGCCCGCATCCTCAACGCACCGGTGCCGGGCACCGGTAGCAACGGCGGCTTCGTCGCCGATTTTCCGCGTCGCGAACGCACGCTCTACCTGCTGCAGGAC
- a CDS encoding citrate synthase, whose product MSDLDQVTLNAGDKSVVLPVIKPTLGNDCVDIAKLTKETGYFTYDSGFTATASCKSAITYIDGDKGVLLYRGYPIEQLSEKSSYVEVAYLLINGERPSAEQLKAFTDELAAEANVDDSINTLIGSFAKDAHPMAILAAAIAQLSAIYHDSLDLSDAEQRRQAAVRLIAKVPTLSALIYRHGKGLPANKPDTSLDYVSRFLKQTFESADGQYDLNPDVVKALDLLFILHADHEQNASTSTVRLVGSTGANPYASVAAGVTALWGPAHGGANEAVLKMLEEIGSADNVESAVVKAKDKTSGFRLMGFGHRVYKNFDPRAKVIGEMTSKVLKQLGVQDPLLDVAVKLEQAALQDEYFVARKLYPNVDFYSGIIYKALQIPTEMFTVMFALGRTSGWVSHWLEQQVDPEMKIGRPRQVYTGSDVRDYQG is encoded by the coding sequence GTGTCCGATCTTGATCAGGTCACGCTCAACGCCGGCGATAAGTCGGTCGTTCTGCCCGTCATCAAACCCACCCTTGGCAACGACTGCGTCGACATCGCGAAGCTGACCAAGGAAACGGGGTATTTCACCTACGATTCCGGCTTCACCGCGACGGCCAGCTGCAAGTCCGCCATCACCTACATCGACGGCGACAAGGGCGTGCTGCTGTACCGCGGCTACCCGATCGAACAGTTGTCGGAAAAGTCGAGCTACGTCGAAGTGGCCTACCTGCTGATCAACGGCGAGCGCCCGAGCGCCGAGCAGCTGAAGGCCTTCACCGATGAGCTGGCTGCCGAAGCCAACGTCGACGATTCGATCAACACCCTGATCGGCAGCTTCGCCAAGGACGCCCACCCGATGGCCATCCTGGCTGCTGCGATCGCGCAGCTGTCGGCCATCTACCACGACTCGCTGGACCTGTCCGACGCCGAACAGCGCCGCCAGGCCGCCGTGCGCCTGATCGCCAAGGTGCCGACCCTGTCGGCGCTGATCTACCGCCACGGCAAGGGCCTGCCGGCCAACAAGCCGGACACCTCGCTGGACTACGTCAGCCGCTTCCTGAAGCAGACCTTCGAGTCGGCGGACGGCCAGTACGACCTGAACCCGGACGTGGTCAAGGCGCTGGACCTGCTGTTCATCCTGCACGCCGACCACGAGCAGAACGCCTCGACCTCGACCGTGCGCCTGGTCGGTTCGACCGGTGCCAACCCGTACGCGTCGGTCGCCGCTGGCGTCACCGCGCTGTGGGGTCCGGCCCACGGCGGTGCCAACGAAGCCGTGCTGAAGATGCTGGAAGAGATCGGCAGCGCCGACAACGTCGAGTCCGCCGTGGTCAAGGCCAAGGACAAGACCTCGGGCTTCCGCCTGATGGGCTTCGGCCACCGCGTCTACAAGAACTTCGACCCGCGCGCCAAGGTCATCGGCGAGATGACCAGCAAGGTGCTCAAGCAGCTGGGCGTGCAGGATCCGCTGCTGGACGTGGCCGTGAAGCTGGAACAGGCCGCGCTGCAGGACGAGTACTTCGTCGCCCGCAAGCTGTACCCGAACGTCGATTTCTACAGCGGCATCATCTACAAGGCGCTGCAGATCCCGACCGAAATGTTCACCGTCATGTTCGCCCTGGGCCGTACCTCCGGCTGGGTGTCGCATTGGCTGGAACAGCAGGTTGACCCGGAAATGAAGATCGGCCGTCCGCGCCAGGTCTACACCGGCAGCGACGTGCGCGACTACCAGGGCTGA
- the recG gene encoding ATP-dependent DNA helicase RecG has product MARKAAVTPVLSPSGEASLAMLAGVGPAVAAKLQARGLATLQDLWLHLPLRYEDRTRLTRIEDLRSGVPAQVEVRVVAVERGMRYRPMLKVAVEDEGQGTLVLRFFHFRQQQVGQFAVGNRLRCFGTPKPGHLGLEIVHPSYQVLGRNDDPELGDRLDPVYPTVEGVGPMTMRKLIGQALDRLPEESTLELLPSGWLDGLGLPSLRSALLTVHRPPPDADLAALATGTHPAQRRLAMEELLAHHLSLRRQRIALQAHHAPPLGGPGKLAKALLKQLPFALTGAQARVFKQIREDLARPSPMLRLVQGDVGSGKTVVAALAAMLAVEQGKQVALAAPTELLAEQHLNNLRGWLEPLGVRIAWLAGKVTGKARAKVMEQVANGEAQVVVGTHALMQEAVVFQDLALAIVDEQHRFGVHQRLALRDKGAGGNSVPHQLVMTATPIPRTLAMSEYADLDVSAIDELPPGRTPVQTVALNNDRRPELIERIALACQEGRQVYWVCTLIEESEELDATPAQATYESLQALLPGVRVGLVHGRLKAAEKLATMVAFKAGDIDLLVATTVIEVGVDVPNASLMVIENAERLGLAQLHQLRGRVGRGSAVSRCVLLYQAPLSQMARERLQTMRETNDGFVIAEKDLELRGPGELLGTRQTGLAGFRIADLARDAGLLPGVHDLAERLLDQQPALADRVVQRWIGTAVRYASA; this is encoded by the coding sequence GTGGCACGCAAGGCGGCGGTCACTCCGGTACTGTCACCGTCCGGCGAAGCATCCCTGGCGATGCTCGCGGGCGTCGGTCCGGCTGTGGCCGCCAAACTGCAGGCGCGTGGCCTGGCCACCCTGCAGGATCTCTGGCTTCACCTGCCGCTGCGCTATGAAGACCGGACCCGGCTGACCCGCATCGAAGACCTGCGTTCGGGTGTACCGGCGCAGGTGGAAGTGCGGGTGGTCGCGGTCGAACGCGGCATGCGCTACCGGCCGATGCTGAAAGTGGCGGTGGAGGACGAGGGGCAGGGCACCCTGGTGCTGCGCTTCTTCCATTTCCGCCAGCAGCAGGTCGGCCAGTTCGCGGTCGGCAACCGGTTGCGCTGCTTCGGCACGCCCAAGCCAGGCCACCTCGGCCTGGAGATCGTCCATCCCAGCTACCAGGTGCTGGGCCGCAACGACGACCCCGAACTCGGCGACCGCCTCGACCCGGTGTATCCCACCGTCGAAGGCGTGGGCCCGATGACCATGCGCAAGCTGATCGGCCAGGCCCTGGATCGCCTGCCCGAGGAAAGCACCCTGGAACTGCTGCCCAGCGGCTGGCTCGATGGCCTCGGCCTGCCGTCGCTGCGCAGCGCGCTGTTGACCGTGCATCGGCCACCGCCGGATGCCGATCTGGCCGCGCTGGCCACCGGCACCCACCCGGCGCAGCGCCGCCTGGCGATGGAAGAGCTGCTGGCCCACCACCTCAGCCTGCGTCGCCAGCGCATCGCGTTGCAGGCGCACCATGCGCCGCCGCTGGGCGGTCCTGGCAAGCTGGCCAAGGCGCTGCTGAAGCAGCTGCCATTCGCACTGACCGGTGCGCAGGCGCGCGTGTTCAAGCAGATCCGTGAGGATCTCGCACGGCCCAGCCCGATGCTGCGCTTGGTGCAGGGCGATGTCGGCTCGGGCAAGACCGTGGTCGCCGCGCTGGCGGCGATGCTGGCGGTGGAGCAGGGCAAGCAGGTCGCATTGGCCGCTCCCACCGAACTGCTGGCCGAGCAGCACCTCAACAACCTGCGCGGCTGGCTGGAACCGCTCGGTGTGCGCATCGCCTGGCTGGCCGGCAAGGTCACCGGCAAGGCGCGCGCCAAGGTGATGGAACAGGTCGCCAATGGCGAAGCGCAGGTGGTGGTCGGCACCCACGCGCTGATGCAGGAGGCGGTGGTGTTCCAGGACCTGGCCCTGGCCATCGTCGACGAGCAGCACCGCTTCGGCGTGCACCAGCGTCTGGCCCTGCGTGACAAGGGCGCGGGCGGCAACAGCGTCCCGCACCAGCTGGTGATGACCGCCACACCGATTCCACGCACGCTGGCGATGTCCGAATACGCGGACCTGGATGTCTCTGCCATCGACGAACTGCCGCCCGGCCGCACGCCGGTGCAGACCGTGGCCCTCAACAACGATCGCCGCCCGGAGCTGATCGAGCGCATCGCGCTGGCCTGCCAGGAAGGGCGGCAGGTGTACTGGGTGTGCACGCTCATCGAGGAAAGCGAAGAGCTGGATGCAACGCCCGCGCAGGCCACCTACGAATCGCTGCAGGCGCTGCTGCCCGGCGTTCGCGTGGGGTTGGTGCATGGCCGCCTGAAAGCCGCCGAGAAGCTGGCGACGATGGTGGCGTTCAAGGCCGGCGACATCGACCTGCTGGTGGCAACCACGGTGATTGAAGTGGGCGTGGATGTGCCGAACGCCTCGCTGATGGTGATCGAGAACGCCGAGCGCCTCGGATTGGCCCAGCTGCACCAGCTGCGCGGCCGCGTCGGCCGTGGTTCGGCGGTGTCGCGCTGCGTGCTGCTGTACCAGGCGCCGCTCTCGCAGATGGCACGCGAGCGGTTGCAGACCATGCGTGAAACCAACGATGGCTTCGTCATCGCCGAAAAGGATCTGGAGCTGCGTGGTCCCGGCGAACTGCTGGGTACGCGGCAGACCGGCCTGGCCGGTTTCCGCATCGCCGACCTGGCCCGCGACGCCGGCCTGCTGCCCGGCGTGCATGACCTCGCCGAGCGCCTGCTGGACCAGCAACCCGCGCTGGCCGACCGCGTGGTGCAGCGCTGGATCGGCACCGCCGTGCGTTACGCCTCGGCGTAA
- a CDS encoding nucleoside hydrolase codes for MTHKIPLLIDTDPGVDDALALLMAFADERHDVVALTIAAGNVGLQYTVRNALKLCDIVGRADVPVFAGSPDPLLHPSVDAAHVHGRDGYGDVDLPPPSRQAEAEHAALAILRLSHEHAGELMLVMLGPLTNLALALKLDPTLPQRIKRIVVMGGAVTCHGNITPAAEFNIAFDPEAAHVVFTSFKHLLVSDWEATVAHGLPLEDAETWLQADSDRARFYELISRKTRALSEDAKGGRWYTADAVAMAWALNPEGQLQVESRPLNVELNGTFSRGATIVDWNRQTGQPDNCDLLMAYDQQRFEALVRQALGAD; via the coding sequence ATGACCCACAAGATCCCCCTGTTGATCGACACCGACCCCGGTGTGGACGACGCCCTGGCCCTGCTGATGGCCTTTGCCGATGAACGGCATGACGTGGTCGCCCTGACCATCGCCGCCGGCAATGTCGGCCTGCAGTACACCGTCCGCAATGCCCTCAAGCTCTGCGACATCGTCGGCCGCGCCGACGTACCGGTGTTTGCCGGCAGCCCGGATCCGCTGCTGCATCCTTCCGTCGACGCTGCCCACGTGCATGGCCGTGACGGCTACGGCGACGTGGACCTGCCGCCGCCGAGCCGCCAGGCTGAAGCCGAGCACGCTGCACTGGCCATCCTGCGCCTGTCGCATGAGCACGCCGGCGAACTGATGCTGGTGATGCTCGGCCCGCTGACCAACCTGGCCCTGGCACTGAAGCTGGACCCGACCCTGCCCCAGCGCATCAAGCGCATCGTGGTGATGGGAGGCGCAGTCACCTGCCACGGCAACATCACCCCGGCGGCCGAGTTCAACATCGCCTTCGACCCTGAAGCGGCGCACGTGGTGTTCACCTCGTTCAAGCACCTGCTGGTGTCGGACTGGGAGGCAACCGTCGCCCATGGCCTGCCGCTGGAAGATGCCGAGACGTGGCTGCAGGCCGACTCCGATCGCGCCCGCTTCTACGAGCTGATTTCGCGCAAGACCCGCGCGCTGTCTGAAGACGCCAAAGGCGGCCGCTGGTACACCGCCGATGCGGTGGCCATGGCCTGGGCACTGAACCCGGAAGGGCAGCTGCAGGTCGAGTCGCGGCCGCTGAACGTGGAACTGAACGGCACGTTCAGCCGCGGTGCCACCATCGTCGACTGGAACCGCCAGACCGGCCAGCCGGACAACTGCGATCTGCTGATGGCCTACGACCAGCAGCGTTTCGAGGCCCTGGTACGCCAGGCCCTGGGCGCGGACTGA
- a CDS encoding type B 50S ribosomal protein L31: MKADIHPNYRDVVFHDVTSDFKILTRSTMATKETIKWEDGNDYPLVKVEISSASHPFYTGKHKVIDTSGRIDKFQKRYAR; encoded by the coding sequence ATGAAGGCCGATATCCATCCGAACTACCGCGACGTCGTCTTCCATGACGTCACCTCCGATTTCAAGATCCTGACCCGCTCGACCATGGCGACGAAGGAAACCATCAAGTGGGAAGACGGCAACGACTACCCGCTGGTGAAGGTTGAAATTTCCTCGGCTTCGCACCCGTTCTACACGGGCAAGCACAAGGTCATCGACACCTCGGGCCGTATCGACAAGTTCCAGAAGCGCTACGCGCGCTGA